Proteins encoded within one genomic window of Hahella chejuensis KCTC 2396:
- a CDS encoding TetR/AcrR family transcriptional regulator, with protein MNTREKIILASLDLFNERGERNVTTNHIASHLGISPGNLYYHFRNKTDIIYEIFLQYQLLVNHYLQAPEGRPLTVEDQFDYLESVFDGLWSYRFFHRDLEHYLESDERLKTDYRKFTQRCIGSVVNIIQGMELSGILRPVSDHLRRSLALNVWLVVTNWMSFLKTAADEESALIRKDTLKHGIYQVICLETPYLQPAFYDQVTGLQQNYSPSVLNDLGL; from the coding sequence ATGAACACTAGAGAAAAGATTATTTTAGCCAGTCTGGATTTATTCAACGAGCGCGGAGAGCGCAATGTCACCACCAACCATATCGCCTCTCACTTAGGTATCTCGCCAGGCAACCTCTATTATCACTTTCGCAATAAAACGGACATTATTTACGAGATTTTTTTGCAGTATCAACTGCTGGTCAACCATTACCTGCAGGCGCCAGAAGGGCGACCGCTGACGGTGGAGGATCAGTTCGACTATCTGGAGTCTGTGTTCGATGGGTTGTGGAGTTATCGTTTTTTTCATCGCGACCTGGAACATTATCTGGAATCGGATGAACGCTTGAAGACGGACTATCGGAAATTCACCCAGCGCTGTATCGGCAGTGTAGTGAATATCATTCAGGGAATGGAGTTGTCTGGAATTCTGAGGCCGGTTTCCGATCACTTACGTCGATCTTTGGCCTTAAACGTCTGGCTGGTGGTGACGAACTGGATGTCGTTTCTTAAAACCGCCGCGGATGAAGAGAGCGCTTTGATCCGTAAAGACACTCTCAAACACGGGATATACCAAGTGATCTGCCTGGAGACACCGTATCTTCAACCTGCATTCTATGATCAGGTGACAGGTTTGCAGCAGAACTATTCCCCCAGCGTTCTCAATGATTTAGGGTTATGA
- a CDS encoding YfhL family 4Fe-4S dicluster ferredoxin, with protein MALMITDDCINCDVCEPECPNEAISPGEEIYIIDPNKCTECVGHYDEPQCQQVCPVDCIPLDPDKVETEEELMTKYYKLTGNTPA; from the coding sequence ATGGCGCTAATGATTACGGACGACTGCATCAATTGTGATGTATGCGAGCCGGAATGCCCGAATGAAGCGATTTCTCCGGGCGAAGAAATATATATTATCGATCCCAACAAATGCACTGAGTGCGTCGGCCACTATGACGAACCACAGTGCCAGCAGGTATGCCCTGTCGACTGTATTCCTCTGGACCCTGACAAAGTGGAAACTGAAGAGGAACTGATGACGAAATATTACAAATTGACAGGCAACACGCCCGCCTGA
- the hemB gene encoding porphobilinogen synthase: protein MAFTPRQYPAVRMRRMRYDSFSRRLMRETTLTVDDLIYPMFVLPGNEKAQKIDSMPGIERVNVEDLLREAEELVGLGIPAIALFPVIPAAGKSENAAEAYNPEGLVPTAVRALKSRFPELGVITDVALDPYTTHGQDGLINDKGYVLNDATVEVLVKQGLTHAEAGADVVAPSDMMDGRIGELRGALEKQSYINTRILAYSAKYASAYYGPFRDAVGSAANLGKSDKYSYQMDPGNSDEAMQEIALDLAEGADMVMVKPGMPYLDIVRRAKSEFQVPTFVYQVSGEYAMHMAAAQQGWLNETAVMMESLTCIKRAGSDGILTYFAKKAAQHLKQT, encoded by the coding sequence GTGGCATTTACCCCCCGTCAATATCCGGCTGTGCGCATGAGACGCATGCGTTACGATAGCTTTTCCCGTCGACTGATGCGCGAAACCACGCTTACCGTTGATGATTTGATTTACCCGATGTTCGTTCTTCCCGGTAATGAGAAGGCGCAGAAGATTGATTCTATGCCAGGAATTGAGCGGGTCAATGTCGAGGACTTGCTGCGTGAGGCGGAAGAGCTGGTGGGACTGGGTATTCCCGCTATTGCATTGTTTCCTGTGATTCCTGCGGCGGGTAAAAGCGAGAATGCGGCGGAGGCCTATAATCCCGAAGGGCTGGTCCCGACGGCGGTGCGGGCGCTTAAAAGCCGTTTTCCTGAGTTGGGTGTGATTACCGATGTCGCCCTCGATCCATACACCACCCATGGGCAGGATGGCCTGATTAACGATAAAGGTTATGTGCTCAATGACGCAACGGTGGAAGTGCTTGTCAAACAAGGCCTCACCCATGCTGAAGCAGGCGCGGATGTTGTAGCTCCCTCGGATATGATGGACGGCCGCATTGGCGAGTTGCGCGGCGCCCTGGAAAAACAAAGCTATATTAATACTAGGATACTCGCTTATTCGGCGAAGTATGCGTCCGCTTATTACGGGCCATTCCGCGACGCGGTCGGCTCGGCGGCCAATCTGGGGAAAAGCGATAAATACAGTTATCAGATGGACCCCGGCAACAGCGATGAGGCCATGCAGGAAATCGCGCTGGATCTGGCCGAAGGCGCTGACATGGTCATGGTCAAGCCTGGTATGCCCTACCTCGATATAGTGCGTCGAGCCAAATCTGAGTTTCAGGTTCCGACATTTGTATATCAGGTCAGCGGCGAATACGCCATGCATATGGCGGCGGCCCAGCAGGGTTGGTTGAATGAGACCGCGGTGATGATGGAGTCGCTGACGTGCATCAAGCGCGCAGGCTCAGATGGGATTTTGACCTATTTCGCCAAGAAGGCGGCGCAACATTTAAAACAGACATAA
- a CDS encoding coniferyl aldehyde dehydrogenase, which yields MAADVLTITTSKKEIQHLHRAFHAQKRAFEHDPNPSYEVRRDTLIRLKKALLNNQEALLDAINEDFSSRSRDETLLAEFMPAIQGINYTLKHLKSWMKPSRRQVGLLFFGSENAVHYQALGVVGVISPWNYPLNLAVGPLITALAAGNRAMIKMSEYTPRTSQVFQDLMANTFSEDLVSVIIGEADVAAEFSRLPFNHLIFTGSTAVGRMVMRAAAENLTPVTLELGGKSPAVISKNIPISDAAERIAFGKAFNAGQTCIAPDYVLCPEDKVEHFIDAFREKFRKLYPSLKDNPDYTAIINDRQLKRLNGYLKDAEEKGATLIEVNPANEDFSRGARKLPLTLILNATPEMKVLQEEIFGPLLPIVPYHSIDDAIRYINNRPRPLALYYFGYKKSEQKHLLEHTHAGGVCINDTLVHFAQDDLPFGGIGDSGMGHYHGREGFLNFSNHKAVHTKQRFHSGKIIFPPHGTLLHQLVYKLFLR from the coding sequence ATGGCGGCGGACGTTCTCACGATTACTACCAGCAAGAAGGAAATTCAGCACCTGCACCGAGCGTTTCACGCGCAAAAACGTGCGTTTGAGCATGACCCGAACCCCAGTTACGAGGTGCGGCGCGACACGTTGATTCGCTTGAAGAAAGCGTTACTCAACAATCAAGAGGCGCTGCTTGACGCCATTAACGAAGACTTTTCCTCCCGTTCTCGCGACGAAACGCTTTTAGCGGAATTTATGCCCGCTATCCAGGGCATCAACTATACGCTGAAGCATCTTAAGTCCTGGATGAAGCCGTCCCGCCGACAAGTCGGCTTGCTGTTTTTCGGTTCCGAAAATGCGGTACATTACCAAGCACTCGGTGTCGTTGGCGTTATTTCGCCCTGGAATTACCCTCTCAATCTGGCGGTTGGTCCTCTGATAACGGCGTTGGCGGCAGGCAACCGGGCGATGATAAAGATGTCCGAGTACACACCGCGCACCTCCCAGGTATTTCAGGATTTGATGGCCAACACCTTTAGCGAAGACTTGGTGTCCGTGATTATCGGCGAAGCCGATGTCGCCGCCGAGTTTTCTCGCCTGCCATTTAATCATCTGATATTCACTGGCTCCACTGCGGTTGGCCGCATGGTGATGCGGGCGGCTGCGGAAAACCTTACCCCAGTGACGTTGGAGCTGGGCGGCAAGTCCCCGGCGGTTATTTCGAAAAATATTCCAATCTCTGACGCCGCGGAGCGGATCGCCTTCGGCAAAGCGTTTAACGCCGGCCAAACCTGTATTGCCCCAGACTACGTTTTATGTCCCGAAGACAAAGTAGAGCACTTCATCGACGCCTTTAGAGAAAAGTTTCGCAAGCTGTATCCGTCATTGAAAGACAACCCGGATTACACTGCGATCATCAACGACCGCCAACTCAAGCGCCTGAACGGCTACTTGAAAGACGCGGAAGAGAAAGGCGCCACGCTGATTGAAGTAAATCCGGCCAATGAGGATTTCAGCCGCGGCGCCCGCAAACTCCCGCTGACGCTTATTCTCAACGCCACGCCGGAAATGAAGGTGTTGCAGGAGGAAATATTCGGTCCTTTACTGCCAATTGTCCCCTATCATTCCATCGACGACGCCATTCGTTACATTAACAATCGCCCTCGCCCTTTGGCGCTCTATTACTTCGGCTACAAGAAAAGCGAGCAGAAACATTTGCTGGAGCACACCCACGCAGGCGGCGTCTGCATAAACGATACACTGGTGCATTTCGCTCAGGACGACCTCCCCTTCGGCGGAATCGGGGACTCTGGCATGGGTCACTATCACGGCAGGGAAGGCTTCCTCAATTTCTCCAACCACAAAGCCGTGCATACGAAGCAGCGTTTCCATAGCGGAAAAATTATCTTTCCCCCTCACGGCACATTGCTGCACCAATTGGTATATAAGCTGTTCCTGCGATAG
- a CDS encoding FAD-dependent oxidoreductase produces the protein MKAKRLGLLLLLALLIGAFFLFDFNRYFSLEYFAEQREAISAYTTANPLTAAAIYFIVYVVVTGLSLPAATVLTLVGGAVFGLFEGTLLVSFASVIGSTIAFLVSRLSLRDWVQDKFGDSLQAINAGVEREGAMYLFGLRLVPLFPFFVINLVMGLTPVKARTFFWVSQLGMLPGTIVYVNAGTQLGQVQSASGILTPGLIASFVLLGIFPFIARRILDALKSRKALAGVDKPAHFDRNLVVIGAGAAGLVTSYIAAAVKAKVTLIEKHKVGGDCLNTGCVPSKALIRSAKIANYVERASEFGVQVSSPEINFAAVMERVQSVIKQVEPHDSVQRYTSLGVECLEGEATILDPYRVKVNGQVLTTRNIVIATGARPFVPPIPGLDLVEYYTSDTIWSLRDKPERLLVIGGGPIGCELSQAFHRLGVKVTQLDMSPRLMPREDTDVSAAVEARFRNEGIDLRLGYSAKAFKRNASGASLLICEKDGEEVELTFDKVLLAVGRRANTSNLGLDKLGIGVNKDGTLQVNEFLQTEIPTVFAAGDVAGPYQFTHTAAHQAWYAAVNSLFGVLRKFRADYRVIPWATFTDPEVARVGLNEQDAIARNIPYEVTRYGIDDLDRAIADSEAHGFIKVLTVPGKDKILGATIVGHHAGELITEYITAMKHGIGLNKILGVIHIYPTLSETNKYAAGEWKRAHAPQKTLQWLEKWHRWRRKSETDMNSALGRSNNEV, from the coding sequence ATGAAAGCAAAAAGACTTGGCCTGTTATTGCTGTTGGCGTTGCTGATCGGCGCATTTTTCCTGTTCGATTTTAACCGCTACTTCAGCCTTGAGTATTTTGCGGAGCAACGGGAGGCAATATCCGCTTACACCACCGCCAATCCTCTAACCGCCGCAGCTATTTATTTTATCGTCTATGTGGTGGTTACAGGCCTGTCTTTGCCGGCGGCGACCGTTTTGACACTTGTCGGCGGCGCTGTTTTCGGCTTGTTCGAAGGAACCTTGCTGGTGTCTTTCGCCAGTGTAATCGGCTCCACCATTGCATTTTTGGTTTCACGCCTGTCCTTACGCGACTGGGTGCAGGATAAATTCGGCGACTCTCTTCAAGCCATCAACGCTGGCGTGGAACGTGAAGGCGCCATGTACTTATTCGGGCTAAGGCTTGTACCGCTATTTCCTTTTTTTGTCATTAACCTGGTCATGGGCCTGACGCCGGTAAAAGCCCGCACCTTTTTCTGGGTTAGTCAATTGGGCATGCTCCCCGGCACGATCGTATACGTAAACGCCGGCACCCAACTCGGACAGGTGCAGTCCGCTTCGGGTATTTTGACTCCCGGACTGATTGCCTCTTTCGTACTGCTGGGCATATTTCCTTTTATCGCCCGACGCATCCTGGACGCGCTGAAATCGCGCAAAGCTCTGGCGGGCGTCGATAAGCCCGCCCATTTTGATCGTAACCTGGTGGTTATTGGCGCAGGAGCCGCAGGGCTGGTGACGTCCTATATCGCTGCGGCGGTAAAGGCTAAAGTCACTCTTATCGAAAAGCACAAAGTGGGTGGTGACTGTCTGAACACGGGATGCGTGCCCAGCAAAGCGTTAATCCGGTCAGCAAAGATCGCCAATTATGTGGAGCGAGCCAGCGAGTTTGGCGTCCAGGTCAGCAGCCCAGAGATTAACTTCGCCGCAGTAATGGAGCGCGTACAGTCTGTGATCAAACAGGTTGAACCTCACGACTCCGTGCAACGCTACACCAGCCTGGGCGTTGAATGTCTCGAAGGTGAGGCGACTATCCTAGATCCTTACCGGGTAAAGGTGAACGGGCAGGTTTTGACTACTCGCAATATCGTCATTGCAACTGGAGCTCGCCCTTTCGTCCCGCCGATTCCAGGGCTGGATCTTGTGGAGTATTACACCTCGGACACCATCTGGAGTCTGCGTGACAAGCCAGAACGTCTGCTGGTTATTGGCGGCGGCCCAATCGGCTGCGAATTGAGCCAGGCGTTTCACCGCCTCGGCGTCAAAGTGACGCAACTGGACATGTCGCCCAGGCTGATGCCACGAGAGGATACGGACGTGTCTGCCGCAGTCGAAGCGCGTTTTCGTAACGAAGGCATTGACTTGCGCTTGGGATACAGTGCGAAAGCCTTCAAGCGTAACGCCTCTGGCGCCAGCCTTCTGATTTGTGAAAAAGACGGCGAGGAAGTAGAACTCACCTTTGACAAAGTGCTGTTGGCGGTTGGGCGAAGAGCCAACACCAGTAATCTGGGGCTGGACAAACTGGGGATAGGCGTCAATAAAGATGGAACGTTGCAAGTGAATGAATTCTTGCAGACAGAAATACCGACAGTCTTCGCCGCAGGAGACGTTGCAGGCCCTTATCAGTTCACCCATACCGCCGCTCATCAAGCCTGGTATGCGGCGGTAAACAGCCTGTTCGGCGTACTTCGAAAATTCAGAGCGGACTACCGGGTTATCCCCTGGGCGACCTTCACTGATCCTGAAGTCGCACGCGTTGGATTAAATGAGCAGGATGCTATCGCTCGCAATATTCCTTACGAAGTCACCCGTTATGGCATTGACGACCTCGACCGCGCTATTGCAGACAGTGAAGCCCATGGGTTTATAAAAGTATTGACCGTCCCCGGAAAAGACAAAATCCTCGGCGCCACTATCGTCGGCCATCATGCGGGTGAGTTGATAACAGAGTACATCACCGCAATGAAGCACGGCATTGGTCTGAACAAAATCCTGGGGGTCATCCACATCTACCCGACTTTGTCAGAAACCAATAAATACGCCGCCGGCGAATGGAAACGCGCGCACGCGCCGCAAAAAACGCTGCAATGGCTGGAGAAATGGCATCGCTGGCGACGCAAGAGCGAGACAGATATGAACTCTGCGTTAGGGCGAAGCAACAACGAAGTTTAG
- a CDS encoding AI-2E family transporter: MSQQAGFSAGARFLITLAAFIIVVAGVKQAESIVSVFLLSAFFAILCTPPFVFLQSKGVPAWLSLVLVLVGITCAQLLVVSVIASSLADFKENLDFYQERLQGVSGEFINWLNSLGIHISQDVVKNYFNPGSLLKAAANMLGGLGGVLSNAFLIVLTVVFMVFEATVLPNKLHRAFEERMTFERLDFFLDNVKRYMSIKTIISLVTGLTVWVMLLTLGVDYALLWALLAFLFNFIPNIGSIIAAIPAVLLALIQLGPGHAAIAGVGYVVINVVMGNIIEPKFMGRGLGLSTLVVFLSLVFWGWVLGPVGMLLSVPLTMMLKIALDSSEETRWMSVLMGAESEGS, translated from the coding sequence ATGTCTCAGCAGGCAGGCTTCTCTGCAGGCGCGCGATTTTTAATTACCCTGGCGGCGTTCATCATTGTCGTCGCTGGTGTTAAACAGGCGGAATCCATTGTTTCGGTTTTTCTCCTTTCCGCATTTTTCGCCATTTTGTGTACGCCGCCATTTGTTTTTCTCCAGTCCAAGGGCGTACCTGCCTGGCTTTCCTTGGTTCTGGTGCTGGTGGGCATCACCTGCGCGCAGTTACTGGTTGTGAGCGTCATAGCCTCATCATTGGCGGACTTTAAGGAAAATCTGGATTTTTATCAGGAGCGCCTGCAGGGAGTGAGTGGGGAGTTTATCAACTGGCTCAATTCTCTGGGGATACACATTTCGCAGGATGTGGTGAAGAATTACTTCAACCCCGGCTCACTGCTCAAAGCCGCGGCGAATATGCTGGGTGGGTTGGGGGGCGTATTATCCAACGCCTTTCTCATCGTTCTCACTGTGGTTTTTATGGTGTTTGAGGCTACTGTGCTGCCCAATAAGCTGCATCGCGCCTTTGAGGAGCGCATGACCTTCGAGCGCTTGGATTTTTTTCTCGACAATGTAAAACGTTACATGTCGATAAAGACCATTATCAGTCTGGTAACGGGATTGACGGTCTGGGTCATGTTGCTGACGTTGGGTGTGGATTATGCGCTGCTATGGGCGCTGCTGGCGTTCTTATTCAATTTCATTCCTAACATAGGCTCAATCATTGCGGCGATTCCCGCCGTGTTATTGGCGCTGATTCAACTCGGACCCGGTCATGCGGCTATTGCTGGCGTTGGCTATGTGGTCATTAACGTGGTGATGGGAAACATTATCGAACCCAAATTTATGGGGCGAGGTCTGGGGTTGTCCACGTTGGTGGTGTTTCTATCTCTTGTCTTCTGGGGTTGGGTGCTTGGGCCGGTAGGAATGCTGCTGTCCGTTCCTCTGACCATGATGCTCAAGATTGCTTTGGACTCCAGCGAAGAAACCCGCTGGATGTCCGTATTGATGGGGGCTGAGAGCGAAGGAAGCTGA
- the ppk1 gene encoding polyphosphate kinase 1 — MSSDSTTVAVNDVLEGEMDSSQVPVIDLNSSEYFFNRELSHLQFNARVLNQVMDTSHPLLMRLMFSCIFSSNMDEFFEIRVAGLKQQIKYGRETVGADGMSPAQTLQHIAEQAHKLVEQQYSELNDLMIPALEQENIFFLRRADWTPTQRDWVAQYFERELLPVINPIGLDPSHPFPRLVNKSLNFIVELDGKDAFGRETGMAIVPAPRSLPRLVRLPDEVCEGGDNLIFLSSVIHAHADDLFPGMTVKGMYQFRITRNADLVLEEDDMEDLAQALRGELLSRRFGDAVRLEVADNCPEELVQFLLQEFGLTETECYRVAGPVNLTRLLAVNDFVNRPDLQYPGFTPGLPKEMRHKENLFEVVAKQDILLLHPFQSFTPVIDLLRQAAKDPNVLAIRQTLYRSGSQSEIVAALVDAARRGKEVTAVIELRARFDEAENLELASRLQEAGVIVVYGVVGFKTHAKMILIVRREEGQLRRYVHLGTGNYHASNARLYTDYSLLTAENALCEDVHRIFLQLTGMGKALKIRKLFHAPFTLHDKLLGLISREAENAKAGKEAYILAKFNALTEPKVITALYEASQAGVRIDLLIRGICCLRPGVPGVSENIQVRSVVGRFLEHTRAFYFHNHGKHEVYASSADWMVRNLLNRVETCFPIERKELAERIKSELDAYLRDNSNAWLLQPDGSYERKAIEEGEERFNAQNFLLTQLASV; from the coding sequence ATGAGTAGCGATTCGACAACGGTTGCCGTTAACGATGTGTTAGAAGGGGAGATGGACTCCTCACAGGTCCCTGTGATAGACCTGAACAGTTCCGAGTATTTCTTCAACCGTGAGCTGAGCCATCTGCAGTTTAACGCCCGAGTGTTGAATCAGGTCATGGACACCTCCCACCCGCTGCTGATGAGGCTGATGTTTTCATGCATCTTCAGCAGCAACATGGACGAGTTTTTCGAGATCCGGGTGGCGGGCCTTAAGCAGCAGATCAAATACGGACGCGAAACGGTCGGCGCCGACGGCATGTCGCCAGCGCAGACTTTACAGCATATCGCCGAGCAGGCGCACAAGCTGGTTGAGCAGCAGTATAGTGAGCTGAACGATTTAATGATTCCCGCACTGGAGCAGGAAAATATCTTCTTTCTGCGCCGCGCAGACTGGACGCCTACGCAGCGAGACTGGGTGGCCCAGTACTTTGAGCGTGAACTGCTGCCGGTCATCAACCCCATCGGCCTTGACCCCAGTCACCCCTTTCCCCGTCTTGTCAATAAGAGCCTGAACTTTATTGTTGAGCTGGATGGTAAAGACGCCTTCGGCCGCGAGACAGGTATGGCGATCGTTCCGGCTCCGCGTTCGTTGCCAAGGTTGGTGCGGTTGCCGGATGAAGTCTGCGAAGGCGGCGACAATCTGATCTTCCTTTCTTCCGTCATTCACGCCCATGCAGATGACCTGTTCCCGGGCATGACCGTGAAGGGGATGTATCAGTTCCGTATCACTCGTAATGCGGACTTGGTGCTGGAAGAAGACGACATGGAAGACCTGGCGCAGGCGTTGCGCGGGGAGCTTCTGAGTCGTCGTTTTGGCGATGCGGTGCGGTTGGAGGTGGCGGATAATTGCCCTGAAGAACTGGTGCAGTTTTTGTTGCAGGAGTTTGGCCTGACTGAGACAGAGTGCTATCGCGTCGCGGGCCCCGTCAACCTGACGCGTTTGCTTGCCGTAAATGACTTTGTTAATCGGCCTGATCTTCAGTACCCGGGGTTTACCCCTGGATTACCCAAAGAAATGCGGCATAAAGAAAATCTGTTTGAGGTTGTCGCCAAGCAGGACATTCTGCTGCTGCATCCTTTTCAGAGCTTTACGCCGGTCATTGACCTGCTGCGCCAGGCCGCGAAAGACCCCAATGTATTGGCCATCCGCCAGACGCTGTATCGCTCAGGCAGCCAGTCTGAAATAGTCGCGGCTTTGGTTGACGCCGCCCGTCGTGGTAAGGAAGTGACGGCGGTTATCGAGCTGCGCGCCCGCTTCGACGAGGCGGAAAATCTGGAGTTGGCGAGCCGCCTGCAGGAAGCGGGGGTTATCGTGGTGTATGGCGTGGTCGGCTTTAAGACCCACGCCAAAATGATTTTGATCGTGCGGCGCGAAGAAGGCCAGTTGCGACGCTATGTGCATTTGGGCACCGGCAACTACCACGCCAGCAACGCCAGACTATACACGGACTACAGCCTGCTGACCGCGGAGAACGCCCTGTGTGAAGATGTGCACAGAATATTCCTGCAGCTGACCGGCATGGGCAAAGCGTTAAAGATCAGGAAGCTGTTCCATGCGCCGTTCACATTGCATGACAAGTTGCTGGGGCTGATCAGCCGTGAAGCGGAGAATGCTAAAGCGGGTAAAGAGGCGTATATCCTCGCCAAGTTTAATGCGCTGACAGAGCCCAAAGTCATCACGGCGCTGTATGAAGCCTCGCAGGCTGGGGTGCGCATCGACCTGCTTATTCGCGGCATTTGCTGCTTGCGTCCGGGGGTCCCCGGAGTGTCCGAAAATATCCAGGTGCGTTCGGTTGTCGGACGTTTTCTGGAGCATACGCGCGCGTTCTATTTCCACAATCATGGCAAGCATGAAGTGTATGCATCCAGTGCGGATTGGATGGTGCGCAACCTGTTGAATCGGGTGGAGACCTGTTTCCCCATCGAGCGAAAAGAGTTGGCGGAGCGTATTAAAAGCGAGCTGGATGCTTACTTGCGGGATAACTCCAACGCATGGCTTCTGCAGCCTGACGGCTCCTATGAGCGTAAGGCGATAGAAGAGGGCGAAGAGCGTTTCAACGCCCAGAACTTTTTGCTTACTCAGTTGGCTTCCGTCTAG
- a CDS encoding c-type cytochrome encodes MRIFVTGLVLAMGMIGLAHAEGDPKEGQTKSAVCAACHGADGNSAVPTFPKLAGQGERYLIKQILDIKSGDRPVPEMAGMTDGLTEQDIADIAAYFASQPATVGSASEATLKQGESLYRAGNAAKGIPACSGCHSPDGAGNFPAGFPRLSGQHSDYVAKQLQNFRSGDRSNDGESRIMRDIAANMSDAEIKALANYILGLH; translated from the coding sequence ATGAGAATTTTCGTAACTGGTTTGGTGCTGGCGATGGGTATGATTGGCCTGGCGCACGCTGAGGGAGACCCCAAGGAGGGACAGACCAAATCTGCAGTTTGCGCGGCCTGTCATGGTGCGGACGGTAACAGCGCCGTTCCTACCTTCCCCAAACTGGCGGGACAGGGCGAAAGGTATTTGATCAAACAGATTCTTGATATTAAATCCGGTGATCGCCCAGTACCGGAAATGGCGGGGATGACTGACGGCCTTACGGAACAGGATATCGCCGATATTGCTGCGTACTTCGCCAGCCAGCCAGCCACTGTAGGCTCCGCCAGTGAAGCAACCTTGAAGCAAGGTGAGTCGCTTTATCGCGCAGGTAATGCGGCCAAGGGCATTCCCGCCTGTTCAGGTTGCCACTCTCCAGATGGCGCAGGAAACTTTCCGGCTGGATTTCCACGTCTGAGTGGTCAGCATTCCGACTATGTCGCCAAGCAGTTGCAGAACTTCCGCTCCGGCGACCGCTCCAATGATGGCGAAAGCCGTATTATGCGCGATATTGCTGCGAATATGAGCGATGCGGAAATCAAAGCGCTGGCTAACTACATTTTAGGTCTGCATTAA
- the yihA gene encoding ribosome biogenesis GTP-binding protein YihA/YsxC, which produces MTQTTKRPVSYQSARFLMSAEQLQQCPPDVGVEVAFAGRSNAGKSSALNAITQNGKLAKTSKTPGRTQLINFFTLNSEGCRLVDLPGYGYAKVPKAMLEKWRSNLQRYLEHRLTLNALILVMDIRHPLSPFDCSMLDWCEARDLPTLVLLTKADKLKYGPAKTTLQEVKKELKQKWRFPVEAQLFSSVSKVGVEEAHAFMDRFFIPPDETTSDVETTEEPQA; this is translated from the coding sequence ATGACCCAGACCACCAAACGCCCCGTCTCATATCAAAGCGCCCGCTTCCTTATGAGCGCAGAACAGCTGCAGCAGTGCCCTCCTGACGTGGGCGTAGAGGTCGCCTTCGCAGGACGTTCCAATGCAGGAAAATCCAGCGCTTTGAACGCGATCACGCAAAACGGAAAACTAGCGAAAACGTCCAAGACGCCAGGCCGCACTCAGCTGATCAATTTCTTCACCCTTAATAGTGAAGGTTGCCGCCTCGTCGACCTTCCCGGCTATGGCTACGCTAAAGTGCCGAAAGCCATGCTCGAAAAATGGCGGAGCAATTTGCAGCGCTATTTAGAACATAGATTGACGCTGAACGCATTGATCCTGGTCATGGATATCCGCCATCCTCTCAGTCCCTTCGATTGCAGCATGCTGGATTGGTGCGAAGCGCGGGATTTACCCACGCTGGTGCTGCTGACCAAAGCCGACAAGCTGAAGTATGGTCCGGCCAAGACCACACTGCAGGAAGTAAAGAAAGAGCTTAAGCAAAAGTGGCGCTTCCCCGTCGAAGCACAACTATTCTCATCCGTCAGCAAAGTAGGGGTTGAAGAAGCACATGCGTTTATGGACCGCTTTTTTATCCCACCTGACGAGACGACTTCAGACGTCGAAACTACGGAAGAGCCCCAAGCGTAG
- the coaD gene encoding pantetheine-phosphate adenylyltransferase has translation MNTVIYPGTFDPITNGHKDLIARASRIFDKVVVAVAASPKKNPLFSLEERVDLVRQVVKPFPNVDVKGFSNLLADFVQQNQANIILRGLRAVSDFEYEFQLADMNRKLAPNVESLFLTPANHLSYISSTLIREIAALGGDVTEFVDPIVSKALQQQFALRK, from the coding sequence ATGAATACCGTTATTTACCCAGGCACCTTTGACCCTATCACTAATGGTCACAAAGACTTGATCGCCCGCGCCTCGCGCATCTTCGATAAAGTGGTGGTGGCCGTCGCAGCCAGCCCGAAAAAGAATCCCCTGTTTTCACTGGAAGAGCGGGTGGACCTGGTGCGTCAGGTCGTCAAGCCGTTCCCTAATGTGGACGTAAAAGGGTTCAGTAATCTGTTAGCGGACTTCGTACAACAGAATCAAGCCAATATCATTCTTCGCGGACTCCGCGCCGTGTCCGATTTTGAGTATGAGTTCCAGCTTGCAGACATGAACCGAAAGTTGGCCCCGAATGTAGAAAGCCTGTTTCTGACCCCCGCCAACCATCTGTCTTACATCTCCTCTACGCTGATCAGAGAAATCGCTGCGCTAGGCGGCGATGTGACGGAGTTTGTAGATCCCATCGTGTCTAAAGCCTTGCAACAACAATTCGCATTGCGCAAGTGA